AGGCTCCCAAACCTCATACAGGGCCTGAACCTAAGGCAGATGCTGAGGCTGGAAAACATTTTCCTCCGTCCCAAATACCCCCATCTGGTAGGATGAAgctccagccagccctgcttCAGCCTCTGCCAAACACACTGCGTTGCTTGAATTTGGGGAAAAACCCTTTCCCTAATTCCCCACGGCTACTTGGTATCGATTCCTTTTAATTGCCGGGTAGATTAGACCATCCATCGCTcgcttccaggaaaaaaatgggcTGATAAGACACATTCAGGCAGCATCACGATGGAAATTATCCTTACAGGAACGGTTTATCCAGTGGGAATTGCAGGAAAACTGCTCCAACCCCCCCTAAAAGGAAATTTCTGTCCCTCTGATTTTCCTCTTAGTGAGAAGTGCCAAAGAAGGGACAGCCCGGTCCCCACCGCCCCCTTCGCCCCTGCAGACCCTTCACGAGGGAAATGCTGCTGCTCAGCTTCGTGTCCCTGATTTTATCGTGTGCCCGGGATAAAATCCACGGGAGGCAGCGCTGGGCGCTCGGCATCTACTTTCGCTCTTCCTGAATTACATCACCCTGGATTCTGGCTGTATCAaatgaaggagggaggggaaagctgGCTGACAGCCTCCGCTGCACGCAGACAACATCTCGTGAAAGGGATTTTGGAGGCCACAGCCACTGTCCTTCGAGCCATTCCCGGAGGCTGGAGCCGGGtccagctccaggctggggctgagcttTGCTAAACCACCTGTTGGAGCAGCTCGGCGggaccgtgcctcagtttccccacataACATAGAACTTATAACACCACTGAATACCTTGGAAAAGCACTTTTAAGGTGGCCTGGTGCTGTGTGGGCACCCGATGGCCGTGGGAGAGGGTGATAAATGGGtgctggaggcgggggggggggctcacagcCGGAAAGGCAGGAGCATCACCCTAAAAATCAATGTTCTTGAAGTCGAGGGAGCAGCGGTAGCGGCCATCGAGGAACCTGGAGCAGATGAAGTTGGGTAAACAGGGACAAGTGTGGTGCTGGCGCTTCCCGAAGAAAGGGACCTGCGGAGAGATACGGGAGAGACGAGGGCGTCAGGGCTCTGCCGTCGCCAAAGAATTATCAAATGGGCTCAAATCCCTGAGAAAATCTCTGGCTCTTCTCAGAGGTTTAATGGGGATCTGCCTGAAATTAAGCTTTGATCCCGCTGAAGCCCTTCCTTGTGCGAGCAGAAGGCACGGCGCCATTCAATCTTGCTCCCAAGGTGCAAAATCGATGCCGGAGCACGGAGCGGGGACGTTCCtcacccgccccccccggggccgggatGCGGCTCCTAAATCCTGATGGAAGAGGGATTGCTTCAGCCTCGCGCTTTGAGCTAATCCCAGGGCGCCGGGGTTTCTTATCGCCCCGCAGTCGCGGCGCTGGGGGCGACTCGGCGGCATTAACTGGGCTTCTCCTGGCTTGGCAGAGCATTTACGGCTCGGTTTGGAGCAGCTTTTATTGTAAATGACGGGGGGGCAGGCggccccctcccagctcccagccaaaGTCCACAGCGCCCGTGGGGCATCCCGAGGATTTCGGGTGGCACTCACGGGCTCAAAATACTTTACAGAGGATGAAACCAGCTGCGCGGGACCAACGCGGGGACCACCATGATGCTGCCTCATCCCAAACCcaccccagtccccccccccaaccccaccccgaCACCGACcccccccttctccatccctgggCTTTAATGGAGCTTTTCTCCCACGCGAGGAGCTCAGTGCCCTTTTCCCAGTCCTTGTCGGCCCCTGCAACATCCCAGTCCCACCAGGCAACCCCCACACCGGTACCTTGTGACTGAAGGGGTGGCACtcgtccccctcctgccccagggggGTGCACATCCGCAGCCCCCGCAGCCAGAGGCTGACGGCGCAGCAGGTCCCGCTGCCGCACTGAGGGTCCCGCTCGCAGGCCTGGGGAGAGGGACAAGGGTGGGTTAGTGGGACCAGTCTGGGAAAGAGTCACTAGCCCCCTTCTTGGcgggatgggggggaaggggggaggcggGCAGCAGAGAAATCAGCCCATGTCAAGCCGTTGGGTTCAACCCCTTAATGCGGGAGAGGGGGTGGTTGCTCCTGGCTGTCCCCGTGGGGGttatggaatcatggaatggtttgggttggaagggaccttaaagatcatctcattccaaccccctgccctgggcagggacacctcccaccacaccaggttgctccaagccccctccaacctggccttgaacccctccagggatggggcagccacagcttctctgggtcaacctgggccaggctctcaccaccctcacagcaaagaagttcttccccacattcagctccatctcccctcttccagtttgaagctgggGCAGGCACAGGCTggatggggggtgttgggggttACAGGACGAAGGGGGAAATCCCTCGTGATGGGGGGGACAGAGAAAAACCTTGTAGCTGCCTAATTTAAAAGCAGGGTTGGTGCCACATCGGGGCAGCGGCGTTGGGGAATAAACTCACTGGCCAGATTGCCCGTGATGCACACACGTCGCCCGTCTGAGCCCGTAAAATCTGCTGAATAATGCAAATGccccctgcttttttttattagaagGCAGGAGAGTGATGCCAACAACTCAGCCCCTCCCGCCCAAGGCAGATGTAAAATGGGAAACGGTCAGctgggatggggaaactgaggcacagatgcAAATGTGCACCACCCCACCTGGGAGCCCAGGAGGATGTTGAGAAGAGGTGGATGGGGGCACCTCGAGCATCAGCAGGTCCCCTtttgcctcccctccccccacgcCCAGGCTGTTGACCATCACTAGCGCAGCTCATCCCACCCCCCACCTATTTTCCTGATGTCAGGTTGGTGGCACAAGAAGCACCCAAACCCCCCCTGGGGTCACCCCCTCCTTGGGGCACCGCCGAGCACCCTGCAAACCAGGAGAGCCCTAAATAAGAACCTATCCCTTCCCCAGCGGCGTGTTTAGAAAGCCCCCACGTAGGGTTTTGTGGCCCTGAGCTGGTCATtccctggtgctgggggggggggggtggagaggaaaagggagcaaaTTCCCCCCTGATCCAAGTGCTGAGCCCTGAATCTCCCTCCCACCATCTCCCAGCCGGGAGCACATCGCTCGTACAGGTGAAAAGGAATGGAAAttgcaactggggaaaaaaacccccacgagGGCGATGGATAGAGCAGGGTAATTTTGGGGTGCAGCTCTCTCGCAGGGGAGGCAATAAAGGGATTTGGCAGAGCCTTCCCTTTCCTGAGGGGAACCTAACTCTCCCTAAGCCTCCAAAGCACCTTGTAACACCCAaatactggtaaaaaaaaaaatcagatattagCGACGATGGACCCTCGTCTGCAAACTCAGGGGGGCTGAAGGCAACTGGGTGCGTGTAGGGGTTGGGGGATCcagccaaaaaaaatcacaggcttGAAAGAAAAAGGTCTGACTGTAAGAAATGTGCGGAAAAAGAGGAGCCGAGAGCCTGTTGAACCCAACCACAAAATTCCCACCTTTTGGGAAAAGCCGGGAGGCAGAGAGGCAGCCGGGATGCAAACACATCCTCttagttttaaaaagatttttcactgCCAGGGGAAaaagctgggggggagggagggggggggggggcgggggttcAGCCATGTCTGAACCATCCCAAAAGCATTTTGACTCCTGAAGTGCTACAAAAGCCTGGATTCTGTCCCCAAAACCTACTGCTCCTCTTGCTTTTAGCATCTCCCTCGGTCCGGCTCAGCACCGAGCTCTCGGTCTCTCCGAGCCCCCCGTTAATACAGCATTAATACATCGTGCCTCTCCTTTGCATCCCGATATCGCCCCCCTCTTTAATAATTTCGCTTAATTTGGGAGGGAGAAAGACAATCTGGGATGCTGGAGCCCTTGTCCCAGTTGGAAACATGCTCCGGGGGATGCCTgtaagaatatattattttttccttgctggaAAACTTCCTAAAACCCCCCATTTCCCGGCGTGCCGGCTCTGAgatgggaagcagaaagagcagcttGAGTTTACACTCACGTGGGCTGGGACCGGCTGCGGGAACAGCACCCACGCCTCGGAAAAAGGAGTAATAAAttgaggggtggggtgggggggaaggatttTTACCCCAAAGCAAACAGCGAAAGGCACCGATTCCTGCCTTatttccccaaaataataataataataataataataataataataataataataataataataataataataaattttaaaaaatgaagtatttcccAGGTTGGGGAGGGGACCCGGCACTCACCCCGGTGATGACGGCGCAGGGGCAGGGGGTGATgagcaggaggaagcagagggtCTGCAGGAGCCAGCCCATGGTGCCGGGGCAGGAGCCGTCgcctccagctctgcagcatccccaCACCTCTCCCCCTATATAACCCCTCCACCCCcggcttcccaccccccccccgccccttcccaaCGATCTCAGAATAAGCAGATGAGACCTGAATCTCTAATGGTATCAAAGAAATATCAATAACCCACCTCTCCCATCCCCACCCACGGCCCAGGGTTATTTTTCAGCCGAGCCGACACAGCTGGATTTTCCAAGTGCACCTCTATATCCATATTTATCCCTGACGGGCGTACTTAGGAACTGAATTAAGAATTTGTGATTATTTAGCTAAAAGAAAACACGGGAATAAAGTTAGCCAGCTACTTCTCGGCTCATAAGAGCACAATGTGGAATAATGCGGCTCCGTCATAAATATTCTGTAGAAACAGAGCCTTGGCTGCATTTATTTGTGAGAATAAAAGGCGGCCGAGAGGGAATAATATCTTTTTCAGTGATGAGGGTGTGTTTGCATTCGAATTTAATGTGTGAATAAGCAGATTTATGGCTTGAAGTATATCCCCCATACCTCAAATTGCGTTTGGCGTATCTCCTGGGAGCACAAGGAAATAAGCCCACAGGTTGCTAAAGTGgctgaaaaggcaggaaaagctggAATTATCggcttcctttttaatttgtGCATCTTGGGAGGATGCAAGGGATGACACCCCGATGTgctcggggatggggggggggggggctccacaAAAGCACCCACCAGCCCCTACAGTCGCACCCATCGGGTGAGAGAGGAGCAAGAAATCCCTGTGATGTCCCcgtggagctggggctgtttgTCACCTGCCGCCTCGTCCCATGCAGCCCCTTTGGGAGctcagggataaaaaaaaaagattaaaaaaaaaaaaaaattagcaatttaAACACCCTTCCATGGCCAAAGCATGATCCTGGGCTCCCATGTTCCAGCCTGGATTTGGCTGGGACTCCCCGGACAAGCTCCCAGAGAGCCTTTGCACAACAAGGGCGGGAAATaaaactccatttttttcccccaaaaataaAGTTGAGTTTGCAATTCTGACCCAGAGAGATGGATTCTTCCAGCCCTGGACTGCTAGGGACCATCCCCGTGGTGTCAGGGCTCCTCCCCAGCGTTATGAGTTTAGTCCCTTCTGGCTTTTCCCACTGAGGAATAAACATCCCTGAGCCTGATTTTGGGGCTGGTCCCTGCCAGACCTGGTCCCCAGGGGCAAATTAGGGACTGggagcaggcggggggggggggggggggatgggggcggGATCAGCCCCAGGGGGAAACATGGCCCGAGGTGATGGGCTGGGATTTGAAACAGGGACTTGATGGGAACCACGTTGAATTTCTGTTGAATTTCTTCTGCAAAGTATCAGCCCGGTGCTAAATCGTCTATTTAATTAGTTAAAAATAGCCCAGGCATCTCCCCGCCCGGAGACCAGCCCTTCTTTTGATGTGGCAGCTCTTCCGCTGCTTCGTTAAAGTCTCCTCCACCTGGGCTTGAATTAATTAAGCCCCCAAATCCTGTCCCTGCCAGAAATCCTGCAGCTGGGAATGGCTCAGGAACGGTTGTTTTGGGGAGGTTTCCTTGATAAGATGCTGATGGGGAGGGGATGCAGCTCCCGGCCCTCGTAGGACATATTTTTGTCCTGGGTTGCTTCctgggggggtgggaaaaaaaaatctccccccaaaaaaggcaaTATAAGTCCAAGGCGTCTCTGTGGGGCGGGATGCAGGGGGGAGCCCCTGGGCAGGAGGGATCGGGGTGCTCGGCGCTGCCTGAGAGAGCTCCCAGCTGGAtcgaggggaaagaaaaataaaaaatgaaaaaaaaaaacaaacccaaaaaaaaagataaaaaattaaaaaataacgaCAACCCTGCCGCATTTCACTTCCCTGCCCCAtcaataacattttaattttcccaccTGACAAGCCGAGATCTACGGCCGGGCGCAGCCGGGAACGGCTTCAGCCGGCACCTTATTAGCGTCGCCGAGCTTTGCGATGCGCCCACCATAAATCTCCTCCTACTCCCTGCTGGCAAGGGGGGGCACACACACGTTCGGAGGGGTCATTTTGGCGGGGGGAGGTGTcagttttggggggggctccTCACAGGAGAGCCAGGCTGAGCGTCGCTTTTAACACCCTCTCTGCCCCATGGGACCGGGATGGGGGTCTTGGacacccaccctcctcccccgGCACCATATGCACCAGCACAGCGTGGTCCTTCCTGCTGCAAATATTGGGCTCCtgcccatgtccccgtgtccccatgtccttgtgtccccatgtccttgtgtctccatgtccccgtgtcctcaTGCCCTGTATCCCCATACGCATGTCCTCATGTCCCCGTGTCCTCGTGCCCTTTGTCCCtgtgcccccatgtccccatacccgtgtcctcatgtccttgtgtccccatgtccttgtgtctccgtgtctccatgtccccatgtcttCATGCCCTGTATCCCCATACCCGTGCCCCCATGTCCTtgtgtctccatgtccccatgtcctcgtGCCCTGTATCCCCATACCCATGTCCTCGTGTCCCCGTGTCCTCATGCCctttgtccccgtgtccccatgtccccatacccGTGCCCCCATGTCCTcgtgtctccatgtccccatgtcctcgtgccctgtgtccccatatccatgtccctatgtccccatatccatgtccccatgtcctggtgtccccgtgtcctcGTGTCTCCATGTCCACATGTCCTCTTGTCTCCATGTCCTTGTGCCCTGTGTCCCCATATCCATGTCCCTATGTCCCCAtacccatgtccccatatccatgtccccatgtcctggtgtccccgtgtccccatgtcctggtgtccccatgtccacaTGTCCTCGTGTCCCCGTGTCCTCGTGCCCTGTGTCCCCATACCCATGTCCCTATGTTCCCATACCCGTGTCCCCATAGCCGTGCCCACGTGTCCCCATGCCCGTGTCTCCATGTTCCCGTTTCACTGTGTCCCCATACACCCGCACCctcgtgtccctgtgtccccatgtccctgcatccctgccatgGTCCAGCTGGGAGAGGATGCTCTGCCCGGGAAGGGTGCGCGGGGTCactgctactaaaaaaaaaaaaaaaaacccttgaattTCATTTTGGGGAATGATAATTTGGAGGGGGACAGGGACTAAGCGCGCTGGGGAGTATGAAAAgtggagaaaagggaggaaaaatacccTAAAAACTACATCCGTGCCACCCACTCTGCAGGAAAACAGCCGCCGTGGGAGGGCTGCTTCGGGGAGCAAGGGGGTGCGGGCTCTGGATTTGCAATTAACCCCCCCAAATTAGCGCACGTATGAGCCTGCGGCCGCTGCTTCCTCGCCCAGAGCCCCGGGGGGCTCCCGGGACCGGGGGACACAGACAGAGGGACGGGAACGGCTCGGCCTCGCGGgtagcggtgggggggggggggggccgccttCGCGCAGCGAGGCCTTTTGGCCCCGCGGAGCCGCCGTCCCCGCGCGTCACGTGGGTGACGCCGCTGCCAGGAGCGGCGGGGCA
This portion of the Numenius arquata chromosome 24, bNumArq3.hap1.1, whole genome shotgun sequence genome encodes:
- the PROK1 gene encoding prokineticin-1; translated protein: MGWLLQTLCFLLLITPCPCAVITGACERDPQCGSGTCCAVSLWLRGLRMCTPLGQEGDECHPFSHKVPFFGKRQHHTCPCLPNFICSRFLDGRYRCSLDFKNIDF